A genomic window from Candidatus Melainabacteria bacterium RIFOXYA2_FULL_32_9 includes:
- a CDS encoding flagellar M-ring protein FliF: protein MNNYFSLLAKDLKKLWGGLEFPQKFTIVLLTVVTFAAIAYFIAKSTEPNWGVLYSDLSETDAVAVIENLKKAGYQYKLSDDKKTILVPVDLKEDLRLMIAENDVIHDSNPGFELLDKVQLGATDFQNKLTRQRIFQGELTRTIERIKGIKKARVQLADPERSIFSEKEELPSASVMLILEPGFRMKPDQVKAIKNLVAYGIPRLTPDRVFLTSQDGTPLSEEINQGGDVSDYRLKFENTISKKVSKVIEKLVGQDNFSVEVSAVMNFDTAKATIERYIPANASQNSPEGVVVSTQSESEAYDNGNPTQAQEGAIPAPAGAKNTNYQKVKSIKNFNISKEIKQIIYAPGTLEKMTIAVALNKILTSKEKDELRNLIVSASGANLERGDIITITGMQFAEAEEQTTEKVLTEIQKTTNMELWVKNIAPMLVVLILGLTALFVFSSLIRKPLQGQEVYSEEAYYDDGEEEPDLLQAASIPAIEAKLEPELERLKSDLNNIILSDPSEAARLLLSYVKD from the coding sequence TTGAATAACTATTTTAGCCTATTAGCAAAAGATCTAAAAAAACTTTGGGGAGGACTTGAATTTCCCCAAAAGTTTACTATTGTTCTACTTACTGTTGTTACTTTTGCTGCAATTGCATACTTTATTGCAAAATCTACTGAGCCTAATTGGGGTGTTTTATATAGTGATCTATCTGAAACTGATGCAGTTGCGGTTATTGAAAATCTAAAAAAAGCAGGATATCAATATAAATTAAGTGATGATAAAAAAACAATTCTCGTTCCCGTTGATTTAAAAGAAGATTTAAGATTAATGATTGCTGAAAATGATGTTATTCATGACAGCAATCCTGGATTTGAATTACTCGATAAAGTTCAATTAGGAGCTACAGACTTTCAAAATAAACTAACACGCCAAAGAATTTTCCAGGGAGAATTAACAAGAACTATTGAAAGAATAAAAGGGATAAAAAAGGCTAGAGTACAATTAGCAGATCCTGAAAGATCAATTTTCTCAGAAAAAGAAGAACTTCCGTCTGCATCAGTAATGCTCATCTTGGAACCTGGTTTTAGAATGAAACCAGATCAGGTTAAAGCTATCAAAAATCTTGTGGCTTACGGTATTCCAAGATTAACTCCTGACAGAGTATTCCTTACCAGTCAAGACGGTACTCCATTATCTGAAGAGATAAATCAAGGTGGAGATGTTAGCGATTACAGGCTTAAGTTTGAAAATACAATATCCAAGAAAGTATCAAAAGTCATAGAGAAGCTTGTTGGACAGGATAATTTCAGTGTTGAAGTTAGCGCAGTTATGAATTTTGACACCGCTAAAGCAACTATTGAAAGATACATTCCTGCAAATGCAAGCCAAAACTCCCCAGAAGGTGTTGTAGTAAGCACTCAATCCGAGAGTGAAGCCTATGATAATGGTAATCCTACACAAGCACAAGAAGGAGCAATACCCGCCCCAGCAGGTGCTAAAAATACAAACTATCAGAAAGTAAAATCTATTAAAAACTTTAATATATCTAAAGAAATTAAGCAGATTATTTATGCACCTGGTACATTAGAAAAAATGACAATCGCTGTTGCCCTGAATAAAATACTTACTTCTAAAGAAAAAGATGAACTGAGAAACCTTATTGTTTCAGCTAGTGGTGCAAACCTTGAAAGAGGAGATATTATAACCATAACCGGCATGCAATTTGCTGAAGCAGAAGAACAAACAACCGAAAAAGTGTTAACAGAGATTCAAAAGACAACTAACATGGAACTATGGGTTAAAAATATTGCACCAATGCTAGTAGTCTTGATCCTTGGTTTAACTGCATTGTTTGTATTCAGCTCACTAATCAGAAAACCTCTTCAAGGACAAGAAGTTTATTCAGAAGAAGCATATTATGATGACGGTGAAGAAGAACCAGACCTTCTGCAAGCAGCCTCAATTCCTGCTATTGAAGCAAAATTAGAACCTGAATTAGAAAGATTAAAATCAGATTTAAATAATATTATTCTGTCAGACCCGTCTGAAGCGGCTCGTTTGCTATTATCATACGTTAAGGACTAA
- a CDS encoding flagellar hook-basal body complex protein FliE gives MTNEKFINTEGVVSDNLTADKTVKAFSKVMGDYMNDVNTKQKDAEGAVETFASGGNIDLHNVMIAMEKSNLSMQLTLQLRNKILQAYQEISKIPV, from the coding sequence TTGACAAATGAAAAATTTATCAACACTGAAGGAGTTGTATCAGATAATTTAACTGCAGATAAAACTGTAAAAGCATTCTCCAAAGTAATGGGAGATTATATGAATGACGTAAATACAAAGCAAAAAGATGCTGAAGGTGCCGTAGAAACCTTCGCATCTGGTGGAAATATAGATCTTCATAACGTAATGATAGCTATGGAAAAATCAAATCTCTCTATGCAATTAACATTACAACTGAGAAACAAAATTTTACAGGCATATCAGGAAATATCAAAAATTCCAGTATAG
- a CDS encoding flagellar motor switch protein FliG gives MEITKLTLSHMSNSQKVAALLIILGPSTATEVLKNIPDDELIEQITLDIASLNKVPKETLDEILEEFHSLFQASNYLSRGGMDYAKKLLEQAYGGDRAEQILDKLMATLHTNPFQFFNDADPGQLATSFQNENPQLVALVLAYLKPDKAAAVLNSLPPQLQSLVAMRIAEMDRTNPEILSEIEKIIESKFSSVVSQDFSKAGGVDALANILNRSDRTTEKKIMETLESYDGELAERVRELMFVFEDIVKLDDRSIQRILREVETKDLAMALKGSNQEVKEKIYKNMSERASAMLKDDMEYMGPVRAREVQECQTKIVSTIRALETTGEIVLSRDVEDDFIE, from the coding sequence ATGGAAATAACTAAATTAACATTAAGCCATATGAGCAACTCTCAAAAAGTTGCAGCGCTCTTAATTATACTTGGACCATCTACAGCAACTGAAGTCTTAAAAAATATTCCTGATGATGAGTTAATTGAACAAATAACCTTAGATATTGCAAGCTTAAATAAAGTACCTAAAGAAACTCTTGATGAAATTCTTGAAGAGTTTCATTCGCTTTTTCAGGCAAGCAACTATTTATCCAGAGGTGGTATGGATTATGCTAAAAAGCTTTTGGAACAAGCTTATGGAGGAGATAGAGCAGAACAAATTCTTGACAAATTAATGGCTACACTTCATACTAACCCATTTCAATTCTTTAATGATGCAGATCCCGGACAACTTGCAACATCATTCCAAAATGAAAATCCTCAACTGGTTGCCCTTGTTCTTGCATATTTAAAACCAGATAAAGCAGCAGCTGTATTAAACAGCTTACCACCACAACTACAATCACTGGTGGCTATGAGAATAGCTGAAATGGACAGAACAAACCCCGAAATTTTAAGTGAAATAGAGAAAATTATAGAAAGCAAATTCTCCTCAGTAGTTTCACAAGACTTTTCAAAAGCTGGTGGTGTTGATGCTCTGGCTAATATATTAAACAGAAGCGATAGAACTACTGAAAAGAAAATAATGGAGACTCTTGAATCTTATGATGGCGAACTTGCAGAAAGAGTCAGAGAGTTAATGTTCGTATTTGAAGATATTGTCAAGCTTGATGACAGATCAATTCAACGTATCTTACGTGAAGTTGAAACTAAAGATCTTGCAATGGCTCTTAAAGGTTCTAATCAGGAAGTTAAAGAAAAAATATACAAAAACATGTCAGAAAGAGCTTCTGCTATGTTAAAAGACGATATGGAATATATGGGCCCTGTTAGAGCAAGAGAAGTTCAGGAATGTCAAACCAAGATTGTTTCTACAATTCGTGCACTGGAAACCACAGGTGAAATTGTACTATCCCGTGATGTGGAGGATGATTTCATTGAGTAG
- a CDS encoding flagellar basal-body rod protein FlgB, giving the protein MELISNNPIEASTLALNALSSRHNALAANIANADTPGYKRVDVKFEDQLVKIIEKNTDIQKEKEKNSAKLMNSANSVVLSNSLNYQEDLYKEFKPEISETGNAAIKTDGNNVNIEYEMAELAKNGTKYAAITTMQEKMFSGLRSVIEQGGR; this is encoded by the coding sequence ATGGAATTAATAAGCAATAATCCTATAGAAGCATCGACTTTAGCTCTTAATGCTTTGTCATCCAGACATAATGCCCTTGCTGCAAATATAGCTAATGCTGATACTCCTGGATATAAAAGAGTTGATGTAAAATTTGAAGATCAACTGGTTAAAATTATTGAGAAAAATACTGATATTCAAAAAGAAAAAGAAAAGAATTCAGCAAAATTAATGAATTCAGCAAATTCAGTAGTTTTATCCAACAGCTTAAATTACCAAGAGGATTTATATAAGGAATTTAAACCTGAAATATCTGAAACAGGTAACGCTGCTATAAAAACCGATGGAAATAATGTAAATATAGAATATGAAATGGCAGAATTAGCTAAAAATGGTACCAAATATGCTGCAATTACAACTATGCAAGAAAAAATGTTTTCAGGACTAAGATCAGTAATAGAGCAAGGAGGTAGATAA
- a CDS encoding flagellar basal body rod protein FlgC: MSFDSLNISASGLYAQRIKMDAIASNIANVNTTRNPDGTPGVYKKKEVVFSAIYNDAMNPNKGKSSDGISDINMELDANSGTSNNAANIATGVSVNQIVEDNNPPRQIYNPTHPDADKDGFVSMPNINIVTEMVDMIAASRAYEANITTLDTAKNMLSSALRI; the protein is encoded by the coding sequence ATGAGTTTTGATTCTCTGAATATTAGCGCCTCTGGTTTATATGCACAAAGAATAAAAATGGATGCGATAGCAAGTAATATTGCTAACGTTAATACTACAAGAAACCCTGATGGCACTCCTGGAGTTTACAAAAAAAAAGAAGTTGTCTTTTCAGCCATATATAATGATGCAATGAACCCAAATAAAGGTAAATCATCAGACGGTATTTCCGATATTAATATGGAATTAGATGCCAACTCAGGTACTAGTAATAATGCTGCAAATATAGCAACAGGAGTCTCTGTAAACCAGATTGTGGAAGATAATAACCCTCCACGACAAATATACAATCCAACACACCCTGATGCAGATAAAGATGGGTTTGTATCTATGCCTAATATAAATATTGTTACAGAAATGGTAGACATGATAGCAGCTAGTAGAGCTTATGAAGCAAATATTACAACTTTAGATACTGCTAAAAATATGTTATCATCAGCGCTAAGAATATAA